Genomic window (Centroberyx gerrardi isolate f3 chromosome 9, fCenGer3.hap1.cur.20231027, whole genome shotgun sequence):
gcagccgcagcaaCTCCGCCGCCACCGAGAAGGAGCTGAAAGCCACCGTGGGGGCGCTCACCCTGCCGCCCAACAGAGGGGTACGGGAacaggctatgtgtgtgtgtgtgtgtgtgtgtgtgtgtgtgtgtgtgtggttggtgaTGCATTTATAGAGCTTGTACGTGACAATTCAGTGATTATCAAAGTTATTTCTGTGATCACGGACAGTTCAAATCATCATGTCCATCATCTGCCCACTGAAAATGTGGTCGTCTGGACAgtgaattttctgtttttatttgaatttcctCTTTAAGCCGATCCTGTATTACATGTTAAAATGAATCCAGCGTACTAAACaaatctctccccctctttgaCTTTCAGGTGTCAATCAAGCGGCATCTCTCCAGTAAGTTCTGTCAAacctgtttgtattttttggtgTCTGTTTTCTGAGTAAATGTCAGTGTGGCTGTTGTGTCATTGTGCAACAAAAATCATTCTTTTTTGTCATATCAAAAAGCaatggaaaatgtgaaattttTTTGACAACCTGCTGATAGTCAATATGCTGCACTGTGTACTGTATCTTTGAGTATATCTGACTCTGCTTATCCTCCCAgttgtaaagtgtgtgtgtgtgtgtgtgtgtgtagtccatTGATTGCtgttgtcttctctctccatctatacAGGAAACTCAAGTACTACAGGAGGTCGCtcggaaggagagggggagggtgcCTCCCACAGGGGTGAGTCTCGCtctatctctatttctctctatctctctctctctctatctctatcgctcgctatctctatctctgtctctctctctgtctctctctctctctccccctccctccattcctggAGTGCAACATCAGCAGTACAACGACCTCTGGCCCAAACATGGGCCTCCTCCACTGCTGCCctgttatttgtttttacttggAAGATATCTGTACAAGAAGGAAAATCAatgcttttctctttcatttggCACTGATGCaccaaaaccttttttttcctgttgagTAAGATCATCTTCATGGTCCTTATGAAGAGTAATGAACAAATATTTTCATGCTGTGGCTGCTGTATAAGATGGTTTATATGGCAAGGAGTTGTGAGCCAGATGTGGACTCATTATGCTTAATATatgatacagtatgtgcaccAGCTCACTAAGTCAGTTCTCTCTCCGTATTTATAATATTCAAATGTATTATTGTGTTAATCATTGTGATGAATGTCTTTCTGTTATGAAGCAATATATGCAGCCTCTGGGCTTCTTCCAATAATTAATTAAGTAAAATGAAATGGATacggtgggggaaaaaaattgcTATCAAATCAATCACTTGGTGTTAAAGTGCACcattctgtgtgtttatgcctgTAAAAGGACTTGTGAGTAGGTATCACTTTGTTCTTGAGGGTTGCAAGCCGAAaaggttgaaaaccactgcacTAAGCCATCaggaccccccccacacacacacacacacacaaaccacacacacacacaaaacacccacacacgcacgcacagccACATTTGTAGCATCAGTGAAGTGATGATGCATTCGTGCAGCATCTCTGTGCCTCTGGCTAGCTTAGCCCCCGTGTCTCCCTCTGGGCAGTAAATCTCCTCGGTGGCTGACCTTGGATGAACGGCCACCCTCCATTAGTCACACCCGGCCCTCTGCTCGCGCTTTATCACCGGCAGGTTAGCTAGCTGCCAGTAGGTTAGGCTGGAGTGGGAGGCTGCCAGCTGCAGCGATTTACAGCAGTggggagtctctctctccctctctctctattctagGTGAATTAAATCCAGAGGCGACAGGATTAATGATGAGTGTCTGATTAAAGCGGTTACGGAAAGCGTCTGTGGTGACAGTGGCGGCGGCTGGTGCGAAGTGAGACCAGGCTAATTGCTGGTATTTATCACCGGGAAGGTAATGGGTGATGGGCATTCCTTCACGTCTCCtcgtctccctccatccctgcctcCCCTCAGTGCTCCGACTAATAACACCGTGCCTCTGATTAGTCCTGATTAGGGAACATCCTCCAATTAAATACCACAGagagtcactgtgtgtgtgtctatgtgtcctTTCTCTGCAGATGGAGAGCAGGAGGGCCTGCGCAGGTCCACCTCCAGTCCGGATCACAGCAGGTGAGAtggctctctctccttcatctcttcgcactctccctcctcgcctccctccctcctcacaaTGCGCCTCTAAGCAGCGTGGGAGATCTTATGATTGCGGCTTCCCGAAACTGTTTATGTCACCTTTCCAGTCTCATATTAGATGGCGTAATCACTGCCCTTTTCATCAGTTTCAAGTCTCTTGTGTCTCCTCCCCGCAGTCTTTCCAATGTCagcctccttgtttttttttttcaagcttgtctgcctcttctatacctccatttctctctttctcttcattcttTCCTTACGCCACAGccctcatttcctctgtggCTCAGAGGACAGAACATTGCActaaggttaggattaggggTTTGAGTCCCACTGGAGCCTGAATACTGTGAGgggctttggataaaagtgaaTGGCATATGTTTTGTTGTATCATGCTCTCTCCTGCCCTCCACCTTTTCTTTCTTCCGCCATCCCTCACATCCCttattttcctcttctgtcGCTCCCTTGCTTCCAttctcactttccctcactctACCTCCCCTCCTTGCCTtcactccctccatcactcctcctctctccctactTCACTCcctgattttctctctccctgttcctccccctccctccactagGTTGAGTTCTACAGCGTCGGGTTCAGACAGTCTGTTTGGACCTCCGTTGGAGTCGGCCTTCAAGTCCAAAAGCTTCGCTGGCCGAGAGCAACTCAGAGAGCAGAACACTTTTGGTCCTTCTGAATGTAAGTTTAGTTGTTGGTGTTTATaactttaaatcattttttatttaatgtattttttaaaaaaaagaaagaaagcggtAATcaacatctttgttgctcagcgctctttgctgtggtgtttctgcactgcacttcccagagatcacctgtcaatcaaacagtgtgtccagtactgtgatgtctttttctttggattttctgttgatgcagtttgagtttctgtaggtggcgctcttttctttgtctgttcagccatggtggctgttgctgctcatgctaactacccagttctccttctatttttcaaaacaaaccGCTGATGCTGCTtccagaaacataaaatgcatcagttcctgtgcgccagaggatttttccctggaaagagctaccagacaccgggtgtctAAAactgcaaatgtaaaagcttcatgaactggatatggGTTGAATCACTCGATAAGGGGTAGCAACATGGACagttatttatatgaaaatgttgcagattattagtttaattttacatatttaatttaaatgttACATAATGGAAGCATAAAACATTAAGTGTAAAAAGAAACTGAGGCGGCTATTGCTTCAATAGAACATGATGGCCATTAATGTTAGATTAGATTTAATTTAATTCCCATTAGTGATCAATAAAGCCTAACCtaatttaatttctttgttcCCCATTTGTATTGATAATCTCTGATGTACTATATTGTATTGATATTCTCTAATGTGTTTCTCAGATGCTGCCTTCTCGTCCGACTCTTCCTCTCCTGAGAACGTGGAAGACTCTGGCCTGGACTCGCCTTCCCATCAGCCCCTGGGGCCCTCCCCCGAGCCGACGGGTTGGGCAGCGTGGCCCCCTGCTTCTCATACTAAAGAACAGACGCAAACGCTGGGGCGACCCGCGGACCCCTTCCTCTCCGCCTTCCGCGACCCCTCCCCGGGACGCAGCCCCCACCCCCAGGACGACCCCTCCAGTGTATGGTCGGTCGCCCCGTCCCGCTCCCCTCGCATCCCCCCGGACATGGACCCCTCGTCCCTACGCTTCCCCGCTTTCTCTCAGTCCCTGCCCCCGCCTGAGATGGAGGCGTCGGTGTGGAACTGCAAACACATCCCGCCCGAGGATCCCTTCCTCGCTGCTTTCGAGAGGACCGTCACCCAGGAGACCATACCCCTGTCTGACGCCTGGGCGCCCCCGCCGCCGCGCCCCACCCGAGAAGGCAGGGGCATAGAGGTGCGAGGGGACCCGTTCTCCGTCACCCTCGTCGACACCAAGACGCTCCccgctccctcttcctcctcctcctcctcgtcctcctccaatcgtaaagagagagacaggaaacgAGACCGGAGCCTCCCGCCGCCGGTGTGTCCCGACGACCCGTTTGCCATCACTATGATCGGCAGCCCCACGCACCAGTCGTCTCTAGCTGCGGCAGCCGGGATCCTGCCCCCCCACAGCGGCGGCGGCGTCAGCAGCAGCAATCGGCTGGCTCCCGACGCCAGTTCCGGCTCTTTGCCCCCCGCCCAGCCGAAGAAGGAGCTCATGCACTGGAACTCGGTCCACAACCCGTTCAGCGAGGGCGTTTCTGTCCCACTGGGGACTCAGGCCTTGAGCAGCTCCACGGcacaggaaggaggaggaaaaggagagggaggaggagagaggagaaagcatCGCTCTTCAGAAAGTGAGCCACGCAGGAATGCCCCACCGCTCACAAGGCATTCTGGGCCGCAGGAGGACCTCTGCTTTTCGACAGACAAAGACCAAGACTGCCTGGATCTGAACACTCAGCTGCCCTGCAGCATGAGCTCACACAAGGGTACCGATTTCTAATAAAACCACAACACTGCACTCAGATAGCCTTGGCTTCTTTGTTAGTCAGCGTATAGCATAATTATTCCATCAGGGCTGCCCCCCCTAATTAATCATTCATTAAGGGACAAGTTGGCTAAAACGTTTCTTAGTCGATAAATCATTTTTAAggacttttttgttgttgttgtatgcaTTATTTCCTGGAAAACTAAGGCATATCTCTGGCATTGCAACAAGATGAAAAAATATGCATTCGAATTTGAGGAGAATAATTTGGAAAAGGTACtgttattttacatatttattgattAAATCATTTAATTAGCTGACAGTCCTACGGCTATTAATCAACTGAGGATCTATTTAAGTAGTCCTGCATTCTGTTAAATCAGACCACAGATTAATGGATTGATTTTGATTATGTAAGTGACATCCACTCTGTCATGTCCAAAATTGCAGTAGTCTGCTGTTTCATATTTGAGAATGCTCATTTCAATATAGTTTCTTAAATCCTTCCTTTTCTGATAATACATcaagcaagaaaaaaataccCAAATGCCCTTTGTTGTTTATGATCATCTGAACCATTTTTGCCCAGAGTTTTTTCTCAGTGGAGAGGAAAATCTTCTTGAAGAAGGATGCTAAAACTCTCCAAAACCAATGCAAATGAAATGCTATTAGGTGTGGTGCCAGCTCTTCTTGGCAGGGCGGCCCGTTCAGCCTGGGACCGGCTGTTCTGAGCACAGCCCTTGACTTTTAGAGGATGTCTGCCTCTTGCTCCTGTTTCAGTGTGTCATTcagactttctctctgtcactttgtgTTTCTAAGGTTCCAAGCACAGCTTCAGACAGGACAGCGCTGAAGTGCTGGTGGCTGCTCCTCCTCGACCGGCCCGGGCCAAGAGGACTTCAGGCCGACTGAGCGGCTGTGAGAGAGTAAGCATCCAGGGATGTGTTCAAAGTTCAACCAATTCAGAAAGTAATTTTATTCCAAATCTAATTTTCGGAAACCTGCTGCTTTCATATCCAACCTATTAAGAAATATTTTAGAGTGATTACTCTGTAATAAGCCAATTTATTGCAGCTTTGAATTCTGAATcaattgaagggtttcattaaaaaatgttggaaaataTATTAGCTTATATTCATTGCTCAATatattaaaaatacaaatgacggggcgtcctggtgactcagtggtctaaggtacGTACCATGTAGATgcgacatcctgggtttgaatccggcccagagcctttgtcatccccctctctctgccggtctttcctttctctctctacttctaaACTATCCAATAAGGGtgaaaatgcccccaaaaaatcTTAAATAATCTTAATCTTGGTTTcttatgtatatacacacagaaagcaATGCTGCTATTAAAATAATCGGAATAGATGTGCCGAATGTTTTCCCAGTTCCTTTTAATTCTACCATAGTGATTGTTTTTATTGAGAAGTTTTAtattactatactatattacTATATTACTACCATTTACATTTATGTAGATGCGGCCTTCATTGAAATTCCACTTTTTACTTGCTGCCGTGAAGCTTCCTTGTTGGAGAGGTGTTGTCTGGAAATCAAAATTCGTTTAGTTAACTGTCAGAATGGTCAAAGAGTGGTTGCAAGCAAGTAGTTTTATTAGCATATTCCTATTCACTTCTAATGTACATTCCAgcatttgaaaaagaaaagcctCCACTGGCCAGTGTTGTACAATAGCTGGGGAGATGCAGTATAGTTGTATGATAATTGTCTCAACTAAGACCAGTCTTGGTCTCTGACATGGTCTTGACTTCAGCCCTGATGTAACATCCATATGAAAATAGTGTTAGTAATAACCTCGcctcctccctgtgtgtctcagtCCAGGTCGCTGTGCTCCTCCCCCCTGCCGGAGCCCagcccccccctcacctcctcctcctcctccagccccagTGAGTGGGGGCCCCAGACCCGGGACGGCGAGTGGGGGGGGCAGAACCGAGCCCCCAGCCCTGCCAGGGTGGGACAAGCCTCGCCGCTGCCCTACCAGCACCAGGAGCACCCCCAAAGACACCGTGAGCACAGCATGCAGCACACAGAAAGATACAAACACAGCTCACTACAACGTTAATGTAGAACTCGCCACGTAACACCTTCCGTTGTTCTCCACAGTGCATCTGTCGCGGGGTCCGAGCCCCATTTCCCTCAGCACCCAGGAGGCCTGGCCCGTGGCAGCAGCCATAACAGAATACATCAACGCCTACTTCAAGGGTGGACAGCATAACCGGTCAGTATGAAGCTGCTTTCTACATTAAAAGCGGCATATCGTCTGCTGTTAATGACATCTACGGTGCTTGTTGATTGAATCGCAGCGAGAGTAACAATTACTGAGATTCAGATGAATGAAATgatctttttctgtgtgttcgTTCCCTTCTCCAGCTGCCTAGTGAAGATCACGGGGGACCTGACCATGTCCTTCCCAGCAGGCATCACCCGGATTTTCACGGCCAACCCCAACGTTCCTGTGCTCAGCTTCAGACTGGTCAACATCTCCAGGGTCGATCACTTTCTGCCCAATCAGAAGCTGCTCTACAGGTCAGCTGCCTTCTGGCTTTGGAATTACAAACGCGTCTGTGTCCGCAGGAGTGTGCGCGATTATTGATGATCGTGTCTCTGCGTCTCTACAGTGATCCGTCTCAGAGTGACCCGGACACCAGGGACTTCTGGTTCAACATGCAGGCTCTGCAGCTCTACCTGCAGAGAGAGGCTGAACTCAACCCCCAGGCCTCCTACTACAACGTGGGCCTGCTCAAGTATCAGGTCAGGACACTGGACGCTGCTgcaattcatttcaaatgaagaTTCACCTCTCACTCCATTACCAGTATTTTCTGCTTCTTTGTGCTGTCCTAATAAGGTTTCTGATCATTGATTACATTATAATCTTTGTTTATTATGGCAATATTGTGCAGTACTGGTGTCATGATGATTTGCTGCTGTACAACAATTAATTTCCCCTTGTAACATAGTCTGTCCTTTCTGTCTACCGGTTCTTTTCTCTCCAACCCTCCTCTCTTACTGTCACTTCCATTATTACATTCTCCTCTattggttgagaaaattctacaacccttgggtttaagaaatcttttcaaaaacaattaGATAAAGTCAATAATGCATAGTCATTTGAAGAAATCCATTCCTTAAATTGAGTTGATTTGACGCTGGATTGACCCCAATCCTGCTCTTCACACTTTGTAAATCCTCCAGTGGTGTAAGTGTATGAACGCCACGTTAATGAATTTACAGGAGGAGTATTCACAAAGTGAGCAGACCGTACCTTTTTCATTTTAGTCTTCATCTCGGTCCAGCGCCTGTTCTGAATTTGATTGTGCGTGTTTTTCCTCGTCGTTTCCTCAGGTGTCGTCCCAGGACCCGGGTCGGGCCCCTCTCCTGCTGTCGGCCGAGTGCCAGCGCAGCGGGACGGTGACGCGGGTCTCCCTGGATTACCACTGCTGCCCGGCCACCGCGCCCTCCACCCAGCTCACCGCCGTCCAGGTGCTGCTGCCTCTAGACCACACTGCCACGGACCTGCAGTGCCAGCCGCCCGCATCCTGGTGAGGAGTGAGGAGCGACTGTGGAGGGACAACTCTCTGTAAACTGTCAGTGACCTGTAACAGCATATAGTCTGCCCCCTGTTTACACAGTGAAGTGGCTTTTTTATTATGGCggcatctttggtgctcagcggtgtttctgcactgcacttcccaaagatcacctgtcaatcaaacagtgtgtccaataCTGTGACGTTTTCCTTCCACcagttcagccatggtggttATCGCTGCTCAttctaactacccagttcttcttctatttattccataCAAACTGCAAACggaaaacgcatcacttcatgtgtgccagaggatttttcctgggaaagagctaccagacaccgggtgtttagaacagcaaaatataaaagctttcatgaacttgaTGTAGGCTGAATCATTTTTGTGTTATATTAACtggatagagagtagcaaaacagacatttatttatatgaaaatgttgcagattattactttaatgtgcAGAATCGTAATGTGCAAGAAGAGTAATGTACACTGTTAAAGACTAGTGGACAGATGAGGGGCAgatgtgatggatggatgtatcAACTGCTATTTTTAGCTCACAGTAGCACCCTAAGAATGGACCAATGCACTGTGGGTAGAGCTGTtgggaggaacagagagaccGAGGATGGAACGGGTGAAAGAAGGTCAAAGGGAGGGTGGGGTGTGGACGAACAAGGAAAGGGGGATagtcaaaaaaaagaaaaggaggaatagGGTGTGCCTCACTGACCCTTTATTTGCCTCACCAGGAATGCTGAGGAAAGACGGCTGCTGTGGAAACTACCCAACCTCTCCCCGACCAACCACAGCAAAGGTCAGAGCCCTGCGGCGCTCGCTgctttttagttttttaacccttatttaacaAGGGAGGGTGGCTAGGAACACACTGCTGTTTACTGTAACAGCCTGGGAAGCACGGAGAgggagggttacacacacacacacacacacacacacacatacactcacacctTGGAGTCTGTCTGCATGACGGAGGatctgtgcatctgtctgtttgtgagtGTTTTCCACTGTCTTAATATCAGCCAGAATTCTCTCCTTGGTTACTTACAGGTTCACATCTCTACATAAAATCTAGAAAATGAGTAACTGACAGTTATGTATACTGGATCGTGAGGCAGTAACCTTTCTGCGCTCCacatccttctctctttcataaGCTGTGTGAGGGTGTATCATTATCTTTAACATCAGCATTAGCATTTGAAAGCGGCAGCAGCTGTGAGCCTGGCTTAGGTGAGCCAAGCGATGATTGGAGGTGCTGCTGAATACCTGACTGCTCCGACCTGAAAGACTGCTGTACATGGGCGACATTTTGAGGCAATTTAGATTAGGCATTTTTGTCAAACGTCATGACCACCCAGactttaaattgtttatttcaTGTTGATTTTGTCCCATTTCCCAATGCCCATCCCTACTGATGAAATAATTCCCATCTACTTTTCATCGAGGTGATTGTTGCTCATGCATTACGACCTTAATGATACACAGAGGAGCCACTGCATGTAATAGCAgccttccttgtgtttttatatggCCCTTAattaaagaaaaggaaaagtctagaataaaaaaaagaagagaaaaagaaaagttggTCTTTTTCCTGCACCTAGGTAGGTATGCACCGCTCTGCACCAGACACCCACATTTCTTTTTCAACTAATGATATATTATTACCTCTATATGAGGCTACATGGTTGGAGACCAGAGAAAAGAGCTATTCATAGCCTTTAGTGATAGATGGCAGGTTTAAAGGATATTAAAGGCTGACAAAGTTTCTAGTTAGAAGACTTCTGTGGTTTATGAACCAATGACTAATGAAAGGTTACCATAACTCCTCCCTGTCCCGACTCAAATACTGTTTTCCTCCACACCTCCTGTTTCCTTATTACTAAAATGTTACATTAATAATGTCCTGCTGAGTTGAGTCGGTAATGACTTCACTGTACTGGAAGCCTTGTAAACAGAAGCCACCATGTTAGAGGAGTGATATTTCTCAGCTTGATGATGAGGGCTGTAAAGTAGCTGTGCAGTAATCCATCCTACAACTTCACATCCATTTTGGGAAGAATGGAgctttgtaaaaataaaatatatgtaatgTAAATCTCAgaggactgttttttttttttttactgtgctgTTGGTTCATGAACTTAAAGATGCTACGTGTaggatttttaaacatcaatatatcattgtcaaattaattgtcactgtggtataattactgtaaacaaataagaccatggCCAAGAAAActggtagcctctgtctcacaccagttATATTATTAgttcaaaattaaaattaaaatgttttggcctttcactcctgccaCCATCTACCATtgcgagaaactctgaaagctttatctcTGTCTGCGCTGGGAGAACAGCCCCATTCTCAGAACAGTGCTAACTGTTtcgtgccataaagcaatccagcagatttcccgcaaaATCTGACTTGGtagcacacaatataaaatgtagTGTAGAGGCCGGTCGAGTGCCAATCTTCTctgcgatggtctcatttgtttacggtaatcatGCTAGTGTCTCAAAATCaacgtggtaatgatttattgatgttaaaaagtATCTGTTGTATCAGTGAACTTTTGCGTTGCTGTGAACTCATCATTCCCATATCTGTGTTCATTGGCTGTGTGTTGGTCAGGCTCAGGGACCCTGTGTGCCAGCTGGCAGTGCCTGGAGGTCCCCCGCGGCCCCCCGCCCAGCCTGGCTGTCCAGTTTGTGGGCTCCGGGGCCTCGCTGTCGGGCATGGACCTGGAGCTGGTGGGCAGCCGCTACCGCATGTCCCTGGTCAAGAAGAGATTCGCCACAGGTGAAACTGAAACGCACTCGGCATCCGTTGCGTTCTGTATTCTCACACTGGctgagaatgtttttttgtttgtttttttcggGGGAGGATCTCAGTTCAGAAAGACCATTAGGGAATGACAGATTTTCAAGTCCatgatacacaggcaacatTTTAATGCAGTGTAAACTGCCAATGCTGCCCACATGACTAGGCATCATTTATTATTGCtctttgaaatggaaaaaaaaaaaagcttcatgGGAGTACTTTGTGGACTTAAGTGATTTATCaaactgttttttgtttaaacATTAAAGCACATGCTTTAATGTTTTATGAGTCACTTTGAGATGTTTATATGGTGATAAGGAATGTTTTGGCGTACTGGATATCCATGGTTGGTAATTGTTGCTGGGAGCTTTAGCGTGAGACTGTCTGGGTTGCAGTTTGTTCCTCTTCACTGGCCAGTACGCCTCCCCAACTTATTTTGGCGGTGCAtttgctttttcttcttttaatcatcttttttcttctctttgacAGGGAAGTACATGGCGGGCTGCTCCTTGTGAACTGTGGAAAGGACTGTCAGATTCCCACACGGACCACTGTTGGGGGTTCAGAGAACATATTGCACTTTGGGACTGGGCCCTCACTGAGAGGGGGTCTAGAGGAAGTGAAATCGTGGTAAGACTGATCAAACGACATCACTGGAGACAAGGCACCTTACTCAGACTTACTAGCCTTGAAGGACGATGTGCACTTACTTCTGACAGTGTCCTGTCTGCTGTATTAGGACCAAGCCTTTTCTTGTaccctcttcttttttcccctctcttatTGGTTCTGCGTTGTACACTCGTTCCTCCCACCTTCCCCAGCGAGTGTACCCCTCTTCTTTCTATTGGATCTCCTCTGCTCCGTTTGCATTGTGTTCTGTGTGCCTTTGTATCACGAGACTGAAAACTGGATGTCACAACTTTTCTTGAAATACAGCAAAAGTGTGTATGAAAAAAACTGAAGCGTATTACTGTGTCTTGAACTGAGTTGCCATGGAAACTAGAATTTTTAATTTATGTAAATATGGAAGAAATCTCTAGAAGAACATCCTAATGGAGTGAATCAGTTATTTGTGAGCAAAGATAATTACAGTTCTTCTACCAAAccttagaaaaaaaatgtttgtaaatctgctgtTTGTTCCAAATAGAAGTTTTGTGACGTTGATATTTGATAAAATAAAGAAACCTGCTCCAGCCACTGGTTTACACCAATTTATTACACATTGTGACCAAGTACAAAATACAGCTGAACTATGCAGTTTGTTACAGACCATCGTCTGCCCTTAGGCTAGGTAAAGTGTAGTCAAGAACAGgtttaaaaatacacaaaaataagGGTTCAGTATACTTGTAAGAAGAACCAAATCTagttcaataaaaaataatcctCAGCCAAAAGTCTAaacagcattacaaaacattacaaagtACACATAGAAATTACTTTCCCAAAGCACTTAAAGGCAAATTACTGTGACAGGCACAAGTTACAAAAAGCCTTAAATAACTCAAGCTTAGGATTCTCATAGCTACAACAAAATCATCTGGGAGGGAATTAGGGGGGGAAGGGCGGGAAAATCAACCAAATCAATTTCAACACAAAGATTATGTCAATCAAATAGGTTATAATAGTTCTTATAAATAGAAATTTCTCTTGTGACCGTTTCATAGCTTACTTGGGTGCCTTAGCACCACAAACTAAGAGGATTCATATGTTGAACAATTGAGATTCGAAACAaatttatcacacacacacaccagtctaaTCAATTAAATTAAACATCAAAGCATTTTCTTCCGATACAATGTGACCAGTACAGTGTGAGGAGAGAAATGATTAGGCAAAGACCGAGTAGTTCCAAAGgccacagaacacacacactttctacatcatataaagaaatatatatgtatatatatattcaaataGTTTAACAGTATCTTGGTGTCACACATTTAGGCCTAAAGTCCTACTGTATGGCTATATATAGCAAGTCTTCTATGGGCATAAGCTATGGGAGCTGTTTGCACTTCCGTTTATCATGTAGATAGGACTAGTAGACATGGAAAGGAGGAGTAAACATGGAAAGGGAAATTCCCAAGAACGTACTGCATTTTCCTATCCAATTCAAATGGAATATAAGACTTCATCTGAGTAACGGCATGAGGTCAAAGCATCTGAACTCGGGGAGCGTGTGCCGGCTCAGATGCCGACAGGATCCTCTTTTCGTAAGGGGTTTTGGTTTTACAGGTCCAAAGCTCTAAAACTGTATTGAATCATCT
Coding sequences:
- the fcho1 gene encoding f-BAR domain only protein 1, whose protein sequence is MAFFQNNFWGEKNAGFDVLYHNMKHGQLATKELAEFVRERAAIEETYSKSMSKLAKMASNGSPQGTFAPMWDVFRVSSDKLALCHLELMRKMNDLIRDINKYGDEQVKIHRKTKEEVVGTLEAVQALQVQSGHLQKSREGYHTKCVELDRLRKEGAPQKELEKAELKSKKAAESFAVCIEKYNRVGGEFEQKMSESAQKFQGIEETHLRQMKQLIKGYSHSIEDTHVQVGQVHEEFKQNVENIGIENLIQKFAEQKGTGKDRPALVGFEEYMTALVPEGGKKSRAKAFRIPGLGKRDKEPDSTDSAVTEAPNSPLEVDDEGFVIRADSTQNGCADEKENNFYSSDSDFDDEEPKKFHIQIRPVASSSRSNSAATEKELKATVGALTLPPNRGVSIKRHLSRNSSTTGGRSEGEGEGASHRDGEQEGLRRSTSSPDHSRLSSTASGSDSLFGPPLESAFKSKSFAGREQLREQNTFGPSEYAAFSSDSSSPENVEDSGLDSPSHQPLGPSPEPTGWAAWPPASHTKEQTQTLGRPADPFLSAFRDPSPGRSPHPQDDPSSVWSVAPSRSPRIPPDMDPSSLRFPAFSQSLPPPEMEASVWNCKHIPPEDPFLAAFERTVTQETIPLSDAWAPPPPRPTREGRGIEVRGDPFSVTLVDTKTLPAPSSSSSSSSSSNRKERDRKRDRSLPPPVCPDDPFAITMIGSPTHQSSLAAAAGILPPHSGGGVSSSNRLAPDASSGSLPPAQPKKELMHWNSVHNPFSEGVSVPLGTQALSSSTAQEGGGKGEGGGERRKHRSSESEPRRNAPPLTRHSGPQEDLCFSTDKDQDCLDLNTQLPCSMSSHKGSKHSFRQDSAEVLVAAPPRPARAKRTSGRLSGCERSRSLCSSPLPEPSPPLTSSSSSSPSEWGPQTRDGEWGGQNRAPSPARVGQASPLPYQHQEHPQRHLHLSRGPSPISLSTQEAWPVAAAITEYINAYFKGGQHNRCLVKITGDLTMSFPAGITRIFTANPNVPVLSFRLVNISRVDHFLPNQKLLYSDPSQSDPDTRDFWFNMQALQLYLQREAELNPQASYYNVGLLKYQVSSQDPGRAPLLLSAECQRSGTVTRVSLDYHCCPATAPSTQLTAVQVLLPLDHTATDLQCQPPASWNAEERRLLWKLPNLSPTNHSKGSGTLCASWQCLEVPRGPPPSLAVQFVGSGASLSGMDLELVGSRYRMSLVKKRFATGKYMAGCSL